In a single window of the Candidatus Kaiserbacteria bacterium genome:
- the secY gene encoding preprotein translocase subunit SecY — translation MDIFLQKLKIIVGEKAIRDRVLFVLFALVVFRILTAVPIPGVDPTVLQQFFQNNQFLGLMNVFSGGGLSNLSIVMLGVGPFITASIIMQLLTVMSPSLKAMYSEEGETGRAKFTQYSRQLTLPLAILQAFGFLSLLKSQGVISGLTTFEFMINILIVVAGSLLLLWLGELVTEYGIGNGVSIIIFAGIVASLPATIGQLMYNFDASQIPLFVGFVIAALGIIYGVVVMTQAERQVPITYAKQVRGGKTYGGTTSYLPLRLNQAGVIPIIFALSIILFPQMVLNILSSFNVPHVALLLEKVTAFFNNQELYAVVYFVFVILFTFFYTAVTFDPDAMSKNLQRNGAFIPGIRPGVHTAEYLGKLITRLTLAGALFLGFVAVLPMAMQILTGVTTLAIGGTALLIAVSVVIDLVRRIDSQVSMRQY, via the coding sequence ATGGATATCTTTCTTCAAAAATTAAAAATCATTGTCGGAGAAAAAGCGATTCGCGATCGTGTTCTCTTCGTACTCTTTGCACTCGTGGTCTTTCGCATTCTCACTGCAGTACCAATTCCGGGTGTTGACCCCACAGTCCTACAACAGTTCTTCCAGAATAACCAATTCCTTGGACTCATGAATGTCTTTTCAGGAGGGGGGCTTTCCAATCTCTCGATTGTGATGCTTGGTGTCGGGCCGTTTATTACGGCATCCATTATCATGCAACTCCTCACCGTGATGTCACCATCTCTTAAAGCAATGTATTCAGAGGAAGGGGAGACCGGTCGCGCAAAGTTCACACAGTATTCTCGCCAACTCACACTCCCTCTTGCTATTTTACAGGCGTTTGGATTCCTCTCGCTTTTGAAATCACAGGGCGTTATCTCAGGACTTACCACGTTTGAGTTTATGATCAACATTCTCATTGTCGTCGCTGGTTCTTTGCTTCTTTTATGGCTTGGAGAATTGGTGACCGAGTATGGTATTGGGAACGGTGTGTCTATCATTATCTTTGCGGGTATTGTCGCTTCGCTTCCTGCGACAATCGGTCAACTCATGTACAATTTTGACGCATCACAAATTCCGCTTTTTGTTGGATTTGTAATCGCTGCACTCGGTATTATCTATGGGGTGGTGGTAATGACGCAGGCCGAGAGGCAGGTACCGATTACATATGCCAAGCAAGTGCGTGGCGGCAAGACCTATGGGGGTACTACCAGTTATCTTCCACTCCGCCTTAATCAGGCTGGGGTGATTCCCATCATCTTTGCACTCTCTATCATTCTCTTTCCCCAGATGGTCTTGAATATTCTTTCATCATTCAATGTCCCGCATGTGGCTTTGTTGCTTGAGAAAGTGACTGCATTCTTTAACAATCAGGAACTCTACGCCGTGGTGTACTTTGTCTTTGTGATTCTCTTCACCTTCTTCTACACTGCGGTCACCTTTGACCCTGATGCGATGTCAAAGAATTTGCAGCGCAATGGTGCGTTTATTCCGGGTATTCGCCCCGGAGTACATACCGCAGAATATCTCGGAAAATTGATTACGAGGCTCACTCTTGCAGGAGCACTCTTTCTTGGGTTTGTGGCCGTACTTCCTATGGCGATGCAGATTCTCACGGGAGTTACAACACTCGCAATCGGTGGTACGGCACTCCTTATTGCAGTGTCGGTGGTTATCGACCTTGTACGTCGTATTGATTCACAGGTTTCGATGAGACAGTATTAG
- a CDS encoding uL15 family ribosomal protein, whose translation MQLHQLQPKTVRKTAKRIGRGGKRGKTSGKGGKGQTARAGSRPRPEMRDVVKRLPKLRGFGKNRARTVNNERVLPVVINLAALNTAFEAGDTVSPQTLIAKGLISLRRGKAPQVKILGNGDISKKVTLSGCVYSASAKTKIEAVGGSIL comes from the coding sequence ATGCAACTACATCAACTTCAACCAAAGACAGTTCGTAAAACGGCAAAGCGTATTGGTCGCGGTGGTAAGCGTGGAAAGACTTCCGGAAAGGGAGGAAAGGGACAGACTGCCCGAGCAGGTAGCCGTCCACGACCAGAAATGCGCGATGTCGTAAAGCGACTTCCAAAACTGCGCGGGTTCGGTAAGAATCGAGCACGCACGGTGAACAATGAGCGTGTACTTCCTGTTGTCATCAATCTCGCGGCACTCAACACCGCATTCGAAGCTGGCGATACCGTATCACCACAGACACTTATTGCGAAGGGACTCATTAGTCTTCGACGCGGAAAGGCACCTCAGGTAAAGATCCTTGGAAATGGGGATATCAGCAAGAAAGTTACTCTTTCAGGCTGTGTATATTCAGCATCTGCAAAGACTAAAATCGAAGCAGTAGGTGGATCGATACTATAA
- a CDS encoding 30S ribosomal protein S5, producing the protein MISIRRVTRVMAGGRRFSFSVAIVIGNKKGKVGVGIGKAGDTQLAIEKAVRSARKNIIEIPLNKYQHIPHDVQAKLSSSEVMIMPAPGRGLVAGSSVRTVLELGGVKDVTAKIFSRSKNKLNNARSAIAALKKLKA; encoded by the coding sequence ATCATCAGTATTCGCCGTGTAACTCGTGTGATGGCCGGAGGTCGTCGCTTCAGTTTCTCGGTGGCAATCGTCATTGGAAACAAGAAAGGAAAGGTTGGTGTGGGTATTGGCAAGGCAGGGGACACACAACTTGCTATTGAAAAGGCGGTCCGCAGTGCTCGTAAAAATATTATTGAAATTCCACTCAACAAGTATCAGCACATCCCTCACGATGTGCAGGCAAAGTTGTCTTCAAGTGAGGTTATGATTATGCCTGCGCCAGGCAGGGGACTCGTTGCAGGAAGTTCTGTACGTACGGTCCTTGAACTCGGTGGCGTAAAAGATGTTACCGCAAAAATCTTTTCACGAAGCAAGAACAAACTTAATAATGCCCGTTCAGCAATTGCAGCGCTTAAGAAACTTAAAGCGTAG
- a CDS encoding 50S ribosomal protein L18: MSITSQKVAKRIRRHARIRAKVSGTATCPRLAVFRSNRFIYAQLIDDESGVTLVGLDTRKATGATALLRARSLGTLVAEAGKKKGVERVVFDRGGFQYQGAVVELAEGAREGGLQF; encoded by the coding sequence ATGAGTATCACATCACAAAAAGTAGCAAAGCGCATTCGCCGACATGCACGTATTCGTGCAAAGGTCAGCGGTACTGCAACATGCCCACGTCTTGCCGTCTTTCGCAGTAATCGTTTTATCTATGCACAACTCATCGATGATGAAAGTGGAGTAACACTTGTCGGACTTGATACACGAAAGGCTACGGGGGCCACAGCCCTTCTTCGCGCGCGCTCTCTCGGTACTCTCGTGGCTGAGGCTGGAAAGAAGAAGGGAGTAGAGCGCGTAGTCTTTGATCGCGGTGGATTCCAGTATCAGGGCGCAGTGGTAGAACTTGCAGAAGGAGCACGCGAAGGAGGACTACAGTTCTAA
- the rplF gene encoding 50S ribosomal protein L6 yields MSRLGKQPIQIPANVEITVAEGLIKVKGPKGELSRIVAGDIAVTVEGSVATVTKTKENKKTQALWGTYAAHIHNMIKGVTEGFTKILEIEGVGYKGEAQGNKIKLNVGFSHPVELIAPEGVHITTEKGVITVTGIDKEVVGQFAADIHKVKKPEPYKGKGIRYRGEFIIRKQGKKGVA; encoded by the coding sequence ATGAGCAGATTAGGAAAACAACCAATTCAGATTCCCGCAAACGTAGAAATTACGGTTGCTGAGGGTTTGATTAAGGTCAAAGGACCGAAAGGTGAACTTTCACGCATTGTTGCGGGTGATATTGCTGTTACCGTAGAGGGAAGTGTTGCAACGGTAACCAAAACCAAAGAAAACAAGAAGACTCAGGCACTTTGGGGTACCTACGCAGCACACATTCACAACATGATTAAAGGCGTTACCGAAGGTTTCACGAAGATTCTAGAAATTGAAGGAGTGGGCTACAAGGGTGAAGCACAAGGCAACAAGATTAAGTTGAATGTCGGTTTCTCACACCCCGTAGAACTCATTGCACCAGAAGGAGTCCACATCACTACTGAGAAAGGTGTTATTACTGTTACCGGTATTGATAAAGAAGTAGTCGGACAGTTTGCTGCCGATATTCATAAGGTAAAGAAGCCAGAGCCATACAAGGGTAAGGGTATTCGTTACCGAGGTGAATTCATTATCAGAAAGCAGGGTAAGAAGGGTGTTGCATAA
- the rpsH gene encoding 30S ribosomal protein S8, translated as MIMVNDPVGDFIIQLKNAGMVRKVSISIPYSKLKHAIADKLVESGFITKAEKYGKKVKKTLDITLKYDEAGTHEIRGVKRVSKPGRRLYLGVAEIFPVKFGKGKRILSTPAGILTGEEAKEKNVGGEELFIIW; from the coding sequence ATCATCATGGTAAACGACCCTGTAGGAGATTTCATCATTCAGCTCAAGAACGCTGGAATGGTTCGAAAAGTATCCATTAGTATTCCGTACTCAAAGTTGAAGCATGCAATTGCGGACAAACTCGTTGAATCGGGTTTTATCACAAAAGCAGAAAAATATGGCAAAAAGGTTAAGAAGACGCTTGATATTACCCTCAAGTATGACGAGGCGGGTACCCACGAAATTCGTGGCGTAAAGCGTGTTTCAAAGCCAGGTCGACGTCTTTATCTCGGTGTTGCAGAGATTTTCCCCGTCAAGTTTGGCAAGGGAAAGCGTATTCTCTCAACTCCCGCAGGCATTCTTACCGGTGAAGAAGCAAAGGAGAAGAATGTAGGTGGCGAGGAACTATTCATCATTTGGTAA
- a CDS encoding type Z 30S ribosomal protein S14: MARKSVKLRALRTPKYKSQVVRRCFKCGRKRGYMRDFDMCRICFREAAHEGHIPGIKKSSW; the protein is encoded by the coding sequence ATGGCAAGAAAATCAGTCAAATTGCGTGCACTCCGCACGCCAAAGTACAAGAGCCAAGTAGTACGCCGATGCTTCAAATGCGGTCGAAAGCGTGGGTACATGCGAGATTTCGATATGTGTCGAATCTGTTTCCGCGAAGCTGCGCATGAAGGACATATACCAGGTATTAAGAAATCATCATGGTAA